In Passer domesticus isolate bPasDom1 chromosome 1, bPasDom1.hap1, whole genome shotgun sequence, one DNA window encodes the following:
- the CCN3 gene encoding CCN family member 3 has translation MATGGGHPLPAPLLLLLLLLLRPCEASAGRPAGPAAAGIPAPGAAVSPQASGPEPACPRPCGGRCPAEPPRCAPGVPAVLDGCSCCLVCARQRGERCSALLPCDESSGLYCDRGPGDGAAAGICMVLEGDNCVFDGMIYRNGESFQPSCKYQCTCRDGQIGCLPRCNLDLLLPGPDCPFPRKVEVPGECCEKWVCDPDDEVILGGFAMAAYRQEATLGIVSDSSANCIEQTTEWSACSTSCGMGFSTRVTNRNQQCEMVKQTRLCMIRPCENEEPSDKKGKKCVRTRRAARAVRYEYQNCTSVQAYRPRFCGLCGDGRCCTPHGTKTIQVQFRCPQGKALRKPVMLINTCVCHNNCPQSNVVFFQPLDPTSGEAKL, from the exons ATGGCGACGGGCGGCGGGCACCCCCTGCccgccccgctgctgctgctgctgctgctgctgctccggCCCTGCGAGGCGAGTGCGGGgcgcccggcggggccggcggccgcGGGGATCCCGGCCCCCGGGGCCGCTGTGTCCCCGCAGGCGAGCGGCCCGGAGCCGGCGTGTCCCCGTCCGTGCGGCGGGCGCTGCCCGGCCGAGCCGCCGCGCTGCGCCCCGGGCGTGCCCGCCGTGCTGGacggctgctcctgctgcctggtgTGCGCCCGGCAGCGCGGCGAGCGCTGCTCCGCGCTGCTGCCCTGCGACGAGAGCAGCGGCCTCTACTGCGACCGCGGGCCCGGGGACGGCGCGGCCGCCGGCATCTGCATGG TGCTGGAGGGGGACAACTGCGTGTTCGATGGGATGATTTACCGCAATGGGGAGAgcttccagcccagctgcaagTACCAGTGCACCTGCCGCGACGGCCAGATCGGCTGCCTGCCCCGCTGCAACCTGGACCTGCTGCTCCCCGGCCCCGACTGCCCCTTCCCCAGAAAAGTCGAAGTCCCTGGAGAGTGCTGTGAGAAGTGGGTCTGCGACCCGGACGATGAAGtgattttgggaggttttgCCATGGCTG CCTACAGGCAAGAGGCCACACTTGGGATCGTGTCAGATTCAAGTGCCAACTGTATTGAGCAGACAACAGAATGGAGTGCTTGTTCCACGAGCTGTGGAATGGGCTTTTCCACCCGTGTTACCAACAGGAATCAACAGTGTGAGATGGTGAAGCAGACACGGCTTTGCATGATAAGGCCCTGTGAAAATGAAGAACCATCTGACAAG AAAGGGAAGAAGTGTGTCCGAACGAGGAGGGCGGCGAGAGCCGTTCGCTACGAGTACCAGAACTGCACGAGCGTGCAGGCGTACCGGCCGCGCTTCTGCGGGCTCTGCGGCGACGGCCGCTGCTGCACCCCGCACGGCACCAAAACCATCCAGGTGCAGTTCCGCTGCCCCCAGGGCAAGGCCCTGAGAAAGCCAGTGATGCTCATCAACACCTGTGTCTGCCACAACAACTGTCCTCAGAGCAACGTGGTTTTCTTCCAGCCGTTGGACCCCACGTCTGGTGAAGCAAAATTATGA